TCTTGACCCTCACAACATAACAAACTTCATATATATAGTCAAAAATCTAAAGTTAAGGTTTAGATTTATGTGTGAATTCCGAGATGAGCATATTTTCAATAAAGTTGATTGTTGTATttaaatttgagattaattactGCAACCAAATTTCAGTATATGGAATCCACTATATACATGATGCGATCCGCGTGCATTGGGTGAGTTGAGTTGGGACAATCCACCAAATCTGATAAGAGTTTTGTTTAGGAAAAAATGAGTAAGGAGATATGTCTTGTGGTGAAGGTATATCTCTGTATAAGATGGCTGAAACCGTATCCTGCAAACAAggaaatgaactcgtgaatgagCGTCAGAAGAGTGTCCGACGTGGCAACTCCTAtacttaagtcagcaggttgaagatgaaggGAAAATGGTAATATATGTGAATAAGAAAGATCCGAATCCGAATCCTTCAAATGGAATACATACCTGCTGTTTATATGAGGAAATCTCATGATTATCTTGTTTTCAATGCACACTTACTAAGTAGGGTAAGATGGTTGCTAATACCATACTTCTGATAATTTCTCTGACACGCCAATCCCTGTAGTTCTGACAGTTATGATTGTCAAGCATAAAGTAGCCCATGCTGGTGCACTCGAGTGAAGTGCTGTTTTCGAGGTAGCCTGGGTGAAAAGCTTCCTGAGGACTTTTGTATGAGAACCCGGTCATAAGGTAACCCGGGAAGAAAATGTCCTGGGCACTCGCCTGCCCTGCTCCTGAAGAATTTATCCTGCAAATTGATCCTAATTTGGACTATCCATTTAACATATCAGGTCATCCATGACCCAGACTCTTATGAGGATAACAACGAATTATATTCATAAAATGGGTCAATCCGATCTATATTtatcatgaaaaaataataatttgagataaaaattaatattttttacgagttaggttaaataaaaaaatcaatctcACAAAaagattttggaaaaaaaaaaacttttttgtCACAATGACGTGTcgtgaataattattttaatgtgggTAGAAGATAACCAAGTTCAGACATGGCACGAGTCAAATTCCACACCTCTAATTATATCTTATTTTAATTCCTTACATGCAATTTGCTCCATTCCTCGTCACCACTCATTAATGTTTAAGGTGTCGGAGACGAAGACTTGGAAGATGCATTTTATTCCATTAATTTCATCTATATCAGCAACAGATgttttaaaatgtaatttataaTTAACCATATATCAATTGTTTAAACACATGATATTATAATAACATCATTAATTGTGCATAATATAAACTTCGGCgattaaattatatatgtacTTAAATCCATCGATATTCTGATTATTCGTTATTCAATGTAgtgtaaattatataaaatatatagttttgatatggtgtatatatatattatcgtATACATTTGTGTAATCACCTATTAAAAGATATTCTGTTATTGAATGTGATGATTGATTAAAAAGATATGAcgctaattaattaatgaaatcaGCTGAGTTGGAGCAATCGTGGCTAGTTGGTAACCACACTACCATGCACCATAAGTGGCTGCTAcgtatcataaaataaaaaataaaaaatttatgaaattaaaatggattttttttaatataataattaccaatatatattattatatttatacttGGTTTATTTGATGTGATTGAAATATGTAGATATTGTTGATCCGATTTTTTCgcattttgtttgattttcataattagtcaaattaataaaaaaaattaaaactgaaaaaaaataaaagacacaTGCAATTTTAACGTAGCTTGATCTAAAACACCTACATCTACAAGATCACACACAAATATCAAGtaaatctattaaaatttaaaagttgcACTAATGCAAAGACTTTAAGAGTTTAAAAACCCCTCTCTTTCTTGTGACTCATTTATGATAAATATGTTTAATAGAATCTAGTATCGCTCATCTTCAAGATCCGTCGACTCAAACTCCATTCGAAACTGTTTGTTGTTCTCTTTCAAAATTCGTCACATTTCTCTATCTATGAATGAAACACGAGGCTTTGAATGCGTGTATACCACCAGCAATTAAAAATCTCGAAATCAGCATGAATACAACGATATTAACATAACCTTGTTGTAACAGATGTCGTAAAACACGATGAGCAGTAGGAGTTTTCTTCTTAATTCCAAGTCGTGCGACGAACTGATGCTTTCACAACTTAATACATGTTATATGCAAGATATGTTATATGCAAGATATGTCGCTCTCTTTCGAGAACTCATCTTCTTCTCTCGAATGATGTATAAATTAATGCAGTGCATAAAAACAATAATCAACAAATCAACTAAAATAACAACCAGCAAATCAACTATGAAAGATTTGATAGTAAAATCTCATCGGTCTCCGACAACCACATATGGCCATGctctataattttcaaaatgaacGTGAAATCCAATATATAGAGCATTTCATCATATCCAACATAGACATAATCTTTCAAGATCTTGCATCATATCTTTCAAgagataaaaatatatctttccAAACTCACATCTTTTCATATATTTAAgataacttttttattttgtatccTAATTTCTTATATCATGATTACATGGACgattatttttcaacacatgcaagataatataaataaatggtTGAGCCAGTTTTATCTTCCTGATATTTActtggaaagaaaaatttaaacCTCGTATATCTGTATAGTGTTCATTTGTAAATAAATATCTTGTGGAACGTCAAAAGAATATTTCATAAAGAGTTTGTGAAGTACGTACCAGATGTCTTCTCATCTGGTAAGACAGTAAAGTGCAGTGAAACCCCTCGTAGTCGAAGGGGACAAGTTAGCAGCTTCAGGGATTTATTTTATCACTTGTCCTTAAAAATCAATCCAccaattataatataatttggaTTAGATCACCTTAGCATACCATGCTTGGGTGACTGCCGTTGCGTTGTGACGGTGAGGATGATGATATATATCTCTATCGAATGTGGGCCAACTGGGTCTATCCATTATGGGCTTAGCTTTTAAATGGCACTCAATTATAGGGAGAGGGTTTTCGAAGTATTAGTGGGACTACACTACACTCCTTCGATAACGTCGAAACAACATAAGTTAAAAGAAAATTCTGAGGGGGGACCTAAGATTTTCATGGGTGATGGGACACACACAAGGGTCTATTTCTGTTTATCCAGAACTAAATAacaatttgatttttctttaagAATGAGTGGAGAACTTGTTAAATCTCAAGCACACATGGCAATTTTCCCCCAGAGATCCCTCCACAGGAAAATCCCGAAACAGAGCGAGTGCAATCGACTATCAATATCTTCAAACTCGTctcgataataataatattaataataatagattCAGGTTTGAAGATTCTTCGAACCCGTCTTGCCCTTCTATTATTTTTGAAGAGAAGATGAGGACGGAAATGGGGTGAGAAACCCGCCCTCGTCCCGTCACGTTGCCATcccacacacgcacacaccataTTTTCATATCTCGTGAAGGAGATTGCATTGAGCAGGTTACCCGTTGACGGTGGCTATCTGTCTCCATGCAATCCGTGAGCTTTTTGGCCTTTTTCCATCTCCATAACTTCAGGAGAAAGAGCTCACTACTTTTCTTTTCTTAAAGGtctgatttttttaatgaattgtaagttgatatttattttagatgtatttgaacaatataaaagGTTAATGTAGGATCTTTATCAAAAAATGATTTGCCACCTGCGAACAAACTATTTTGCTCCCACTCACAAGCCCACAAGTGATCACCGTCAACCCTTCACGATTAAAATACTCAAAATTTCACAAAGCTTAAGTAATGGTTCATCAGTCACAATCTGCCCCCATAATATTTCCAATATAATCCTAAACCAGCTTTTgcagaacaatttttttttttttataaaaaaacaacaGTACGTACCCAAATGGAAGAATCGGCCAAAGAGGCTTTATTTGAAGGGAACAAGTCGATTTCACCAAGTCATTCATTCCACGAATACAACTTGGAGTTAACGAGTTACCTGAGCTCTATCCTGAAATGGGTTTTTCTTGATTATTCTAGTATGTGGAGAACTGGGCTTTCTTGGTCCATGTTTTTTATACTAAATATTGCTGTTCCAATTGTCTCCcactttatatttttttgtccgAACTGTGATGTGATTCACCAGAGGCCTTATAATGTAATCGTTCAGTCTTCACTTTCGCTATTTGCTGCACTTTCTTTCATCTGTCTAACTTCTTTCGGGCGTAAATATGGGCTTCGGAGGTTTCTGTTTCTCGATAAACTGTGTGATGAAAGCGAGAAGGTTCGACAGGGATATGCGCTGCAGCTTCGAGTACGTTTCTGCCTTTTCATTGTATAGTCTAGTCTTGaataaaaacatgattcatGCTAGATCGTTCTCCAATTCTAAGTCTACTTGTTGACGCAGAGATCAATGAAGCTGCTTTCAGCGTTTGTTCTCCCCTGTTTCCTTGCCAACTGCATGTACCAGATATGGTGGTTCGCCTCCGGAGGAAACAAAGTCCCCTACCCATACAACACGATTCCGTTCAAAATCATCGGATGCATGCTACTGCTGTGCTCGTGGCTCTATCGTACCTTGATATGTTTCCTCGTCTGTGTTCTCTTCCGCCTTACGTGTTACCTTCAAATACTAAGGTTAGAGGACTTTGCTAAAGTCTTTGAACACGAATCTGATGTTGCTTCAATCTTGATCGAACATCTTAGGATCAGAAGAAATCTTCGGATCATAAGTCATCGGTTTAGAGTCTTCATTTTGTCGACATTAATCTTAGTAACAATAAGCCAGTTTGTTTCCTTGCTCGTTACAACTGAACCGAGCTCCAGAGTCAACATCCCAACAGCTGGAGAACTCACGGTAATCCCTCATCGCCACCTGTTTAATCTATTTCACGTGACATTCAAGAAAAATGTAATAAAGTTCTTGACTTGTTCTGTTTCTGTCATACAGTTGTGTTCCGTAACTCTGGTAACTGGGCTTCTGATCTGCTTGAGAAGTGCAGCAAAGATAACACATAGAGCACAGGCGGTTACATCTCTGGCGGCTAAATGGCATGCCTGTGCCACAATCGACCCGTTAGATGCTCTAACTGATGACATCCCAACGACTCAGATTGTTTCAGCTGAAGTGACACACTATCCAATTACTACTGCCAACTGGCCGGATTCCGATAATGAAGTCGGAGATGGAGATAGCGTGTTGGACAACACAAACTTGGTGCCGATTTTTGCACACACGGTATCTTACCAGAAAAGGCAAGCACTAGGTAAGTAACTGCTAAACTTGTTGAAGTCAGCATTCAATGAGAACGAATGTCTAACGGGCTATTTGTGTTTCAGTGACATATTTCGAGCACAACACAGCTGGAATTACCGTGTGCGGCTTTATGCTAGACAGGACGTTGTTACACACGATATTTGCGATCCAGCTTTCTCTTACATTGTGGATATTGAA
This genomic window from Primulina huaijiensis isolate GDHJ02 chromosome 7, ASM1229523v2, whole genome shotgun sequence contains:
- the LOC140981259 gene encoding uncharacterized protein, with protein sequence MEESAKEALFEGNKSISPSHSFHEYNLELTSYLSSILKWVFLDYSSMWRTGLSWSMFFILNIAVPIVSHFIFFCPNCDVIHQRPYNVIVQSSLSLFAALSFICLTSFGRKYGLRRFLFLDKLCDESEKVRQGYALQLRRSMKLLSAFVLPCFLANCMYQIWWFASGGNKVPYPYNTIPFKIIGCMLLLCSWLYRTLICFLVCVLFRLTCYLQILRLEDFAKVFEHESDVASILIEHLRIRRNLRIISHRFRVFILSTLILVTISQFVSLLVTTEPSSRVNIPTAGELTLCSVTLVTGLLICLRSAAKITHRAQAVTSLAAKWHACATIDPLDALTDDIPTTQIVSAEVTHYPITTANWPDSDNEVGDGDSVLDNTNLVPIFAHTVSYQKRQALVTYFEHNTAGITVCGFMLDRTLLHTIFAIQLSLTLWILNKTIGIS